A stretch of Longibacter salinarum DNA encodes these proteins:
- a CDS encoding peptidoglycan DD-metalloendopeptidase family protein, which yields MARRSPTGRLPAAAALVFLFSLTLLSSGPAWSISSSTMSSTTSNAARSATDNASADAFGIERKKYTVEEHRVRRNQTFADLLLKEGVEYQDIVQLADETRDVFDVRDIRAGRSYRVYRNPWLERARYIVYRPDAVRYVVFDVRYPERSRVGERPVSVAWRTAGGTIKSSLYQTLMESGGRPQLAIRLSEVFAWQIDFFRIQRGDQFRVVYEERTVDGQQIGPGDIVAAYFVHRGRTYYAYRFNDGEGSEYFDEKGNSLRRELLKAPLQFSRISSRFTNRRYHPVLKRYRPHHGTDYAAPTGTPVHSVGDGVVLFAAYKGYNGNYVKVRHNATYTTGYLHLSRIAKGIRPGTRVKQGETIGYVGSTGLSTGPHLDYRFWKNGQAIDPYSIELPPARPVAPQHMTAFTQVVDGLHNFLLNHSPRTTFADARL from the coding sequence ATGGCTCGCCGTTCCCCAACGGGTCGTCTTCCCGCCGCCGCTGCCCTCGTCTTCCTCTTTTCGTTGACGCTACTGTCATCGGGGCCGGCGTGGTCGATATCGTCTTCCACAATGTCGTCCACGACCTCGAACGCGGCTCGATCGGCTACCGATAATGCCTCTGCCGACGCCTTTGGTATTGAGCGAAAGAAGTACACGGTTGAAGAACACCGCGTACGTCGGAATCAGACGTTTGCAGATCTGCTCTTGAAAGAGGGCGTCGAGTACCAGGACATCGTGCAGCTCGCGGATGAGACCCGGGATGTGTTCGATGTGCGCGACATTAGAGCGGGACGCTCGTACCGCGTGTACCGGAATCCGTGGCTCGAACGGGCGCGGTACATTGTTTATCGACCGGATGCCGTTCGGTACGTCGTCTTCGACGTGCGATATCCGGAGCGGAGCCGCGTTGGGGAGCGACCGGTGTCGGTTGCGTGGCGAACGGCCGGTGGCACGATTAAGTCGTCGCTCTATCAGACGCTGATGGAGTCGGGCGGGCGACCGCAACTCGCCATTCGACTGTCGGAGGTGTTCGCGTGGCAGATTGACTTCTTCCGCATCCAGCGGGGCGATCAGTTTCGCGTGGTGTACGAGGAGCGCACGGTCGACGGCCAGCAGATTGGGCCGGGCGATATCGTAGCCGCGTACTTCGTTCACCGTGGACGCACCTATTACGCCTACCGATTCAACGATGGGGAGGGAAGCGAGTACTTCGACGAGAAGGGAAATAGTTTGCGTCGGGAGCTACTCAAGGCGCCACTCCAGTTCTCTCGTATCAGCTCGCGATTTACGAACCGCCGATATCACCCCGTACTGAAGCGCTACCGCCCGCACCACGGCACAGACTACGCGGCCCCGACCGGCACGCCGGTTCACTCCGTCGGGGACGGCGTCGTCCTTTTCGCGGCGTACAAAGGGTACAACGGCAACTACGTCAAGGTGCGCCATAACGCCACGTATACCACGGGATACCTTCACCTCTCGCGCATCGCAAAAGGCATTCGCCCGGGGACGCGCGTCAAGCAGGGCGAAACGATCGGCTACGTTGGTAGCACGGGCCTGTCCACGGGTCCGCACCTCGACTACCGCTTCTGGAAGAATGGCCAGGCGATCGACCCATACAGCATTGAGCTTCCCCCCGCACGTCCGGTCGCGCCGCAACACATGACGGCCTTCACACAGGTTGTTGACGGACTGCACAATTTCCTGCTGAATCACTCGCCGCGTACTACGTTTGCGGACGCCAGGCTCTAA
- a CDS encoding isoaspartyl peptidase/L-asparaginase family protein, translated as MDVSVCSAAFPLDGPGILVHGGAWDIPDEALADHRDGLRTAIEAGRAALSEGQAAADVAAEVVAALESHGAFDAGRGAMLNQEGRAQLDAGIMDGASLSYGSVMAVERLANPIRVARRLMDAGRGQVRMLAGRGAEQFAAAEGMSVVDNGDLVCEREKSRYEKLSGEAGVYHTSQSFLPGVPETQTSGGHDTVGCVVRDRDGRFAAATSTGGTPFKPPGRIGDSPLPGAGFYANEDAAVSSTGWGEAIAAVVLAHSVVRAVEEGTSLQNIATSCLEDMHRKIQNPDGEGACAGLIAVDRSEVVWAFTTPRMARAFWTPARGDVQIEIERR; from the coding sequence ATGGATGTTTCGGTCTGTAGCGCGGCGTTTCCCCTCGACGGCCCCGGAATTCTCGTTCACGGCGGCGCGTGGGATATCCCGGACGAAGCGCTCGCAGACCATCGTGACGGTCTTCGCACCGCCATCGAAGCCGGCCGTGCTGCGTTATCCGAAGGGCAAGCTGCTGCTGACGTCGCAGCCGAGGTCGTTGCTGCTCTCGAATCCCATGGGGCGTTCGATGCGGGGCGCGGGGCCATGCTCAATCAGGAGGGGCGCGCACAGCTCGACGCCGGCATCATGGACGGAGCATCGCTCTCATACGGGTCCGTGATGGCGGTCGAGCGTCTGGCCAATCCGATTCGCGTGGCTCGACGACTGATGGACGCGGGGCGAGGACAGGTGCGCATGCTCGCAGGACGAGGCGCCGAGCAGTTTGCAGCGGCGGAAGGAATGTCTGTTGTCGATAACGGAGACCTGGTGTGCGAGCGGGAAAAGAGCCGCTACGAGAAGCTGTCCGGAGAGGCGGGCGTGTACCACACGAGCCAATCGTTTTTGCCCGGCGTGCCCGAAACGCAAACGTCTGGAGGCCACGACACCGTTGGGTGCGTTGTACGGGACCGCGACGGTCGGTTTGCAGCGGCGACGTCCACCGGGGGCACGCCGTTCAAGCCGCCGGGACGGATTGGCGATTCGCCGTTGCCCGGCGCCGGCTTCTACGCAAATGAAGACGCAGCCGTAAGCTCAACTGGATGGGGCGAAGCGATCGCCGCCGTCGTTCTTGCGCACTCCGTCGTACGGGCGGTCGAGGAGGGCACGTCCCTCCAGAACATTGCAACGTCATGTTTGGAGGACATGCATCGGAAGATCCAGAATCCCGACGGGGAGGGAGCGTGTGCGGGATTAATCGCTGTCGACCGGTCCGAGGTCGTGTGGGCGTTCACGACCCCGCGTATGGCCCGCGCATTCTGGACCCCGGCACGCGGAGATGTTCAGATCGAGATCGAAAGACGATAG
- a CDS encoding SpoIID/LytB domain-containing protein codes for MIVRVCIAVLLLSFCVKDTAAQSDPHVRVRVLGSQKPTSVSVKATGGDLRIHLPSTSSPVMRLRPGESATLSLRGPEVAIERSADGIYASALDIQPDEGVTWTLTSGDVTRAYTGPLHVEPDGSSLQLVNHAPLDDYVASVVAAEYGFKDLEGSKAMAVVARTYGVRASDKFNSGDYDHVDNTVSQVYRGVRAITPTSRRATQATAGQVLTYDGSLIEAVYFSSSGGHTANNEDVWDAKDVLPYLRGKRDPYDRNSPHHRWSTSVPSSQLLSALSNEFGTRITGFVLGKRSSEGRLKTVTLLTPGGRMTVRANNFRLAITRRLPDADLKSTWFDASRNGNTYRFSGRGFGHGVGLSQWGIHEMSDQGRDYQDMLSFYYSGVDIRSFDGAQIDAPARPVASNPPKERKKEEKEEETTRRIGW; via the coding sequence ATGATCGTTCGCGTATGTATCGCCGTCTTACTGCTGTCCTTCTGTGTCAAGGACACCGCGGCGCAATCCGACCCTCACGTGCGAGTGCGCGTGCTCGGCAGCCAGAAACCCACATCTGTCAGCGTGAAAGCGACCGGAGGCGATCTTCGGATCCACCTGCCCAGCACCTCCTCTCCGGTCATGCGCCTGCGCCCCGGCGAGTCTGCAACCCTCTCGTTGCGCGGACCCGAGGTGGCCATCGAGCGGTCGGCCGACGGCATCTACGCCTCGGCGCTCGACATTCAGCCCGACGAGGGTGTTACGTGGACCCTGACGAGCGGCGATGTGACGCGTGCGTACACCGGCCCGCTTCATGTTGAACCGGACGGATCGTCCCTGCAGTTGGTCAACCACGCCCCGCTCGACGACTACGTGGCGAGCGTCGTCGCCGCAGAATATGGGTTCAAGGATCTCGAGGGGTCGAAGGCAATGGCCGTTGTCGCGAGAACGTACGGCGTTCGTGCATCCGATAAGTTCAACTCGGGCGACTACGATCACGTCGACAACACCGTCTCCCAGGTCTATCGCGGCGTCCGAGCCATCACGCCAACCTCGAGACGCGCTACACAGGCAACCGCCGGCCAGGTACTCACCTACGACGGCAGCCTGATCGAAGCCGTCTACTTCTCCTCCAGTGGCGGTCATACGGCGAATAACGAGGACGTGTGGGATGCGAAAGACGTTCTCCCGTATCTCCGCGGCAAGCGCGACCCGTACGACCGGAACTCGCCCCATCACAGGTGGAGCACCTCGGTCCCGAGCTCTCAACTGCTTTCCGCGCTGTCGAACGAGTTTGGGACTCGGATTACCGGCTTCGTCCTGGGGAAACGCAGCTCAGAGGGCCGCCTCAAAACCGTCACGCTCCTTACGCCGGGCGGCCGCATGACCGTTCGCGCCAACAACTTTCGACTGGCTATCACACGCCGGCTGCCTGATGCTGACCTGAAGAGTACATGGTTCGATGCCTCACGCAACGGAAACACCTATCGCTTCAGTGGTCGGGGCTTCGGCCATGGCGTCGGCCTGAGCCAGTGGGGCATCCACGAGATGTCCGACCAGGGGCGCGACTATCAGGATATGCTTTCCTTCTACTACTCGGGCGTCGACATCCGCTCGTTCGACGGAGCACAGATCGATGCGCCCGCACGTCCCGTCGCCTCCAATCCCCCGAAGGAGCGCAAGAAAGAAGAGAAAGAAGAAGAGACGACACGCCGAATCGGTTGGTAA
- a CDS encoding TatD family hydrolase, with protein sequence MLIDTHAHLYVDAFDDDRDAVIERAKQSGVEQIVMPAIGVSSIQQAIDLADRHEGLYVMAALHPSEVKGATDEDLEAIRSWCEDPRIVAVGESGLDYYWDRSYDDKQKEYFRWHIQLAIETDLPLIIHNREATEDVLRILEEEREASETPERLRGILHCFVDPPDVAERAWDLGFYVGLGGILTFSNSEVDTFAADIPLEHIVVETDSPYLAPEPNRGDRNEPAYVRHVAERLADVKGRSFEDVARITTENARTIYDL encoded by the coding sequence ATGCTCATCGATACCCATGCCCACCTGTACGTAGATGCGTTTGATGATGACCGCGACGCCGTTATTGAACGGGCAAAACAGTCGGGCGTCGAACAGATCGTTATGCCGGCCATCGGCGTTTCCTCGATTCAGCAGGCGATCGATTTAGCAGATCGGCACGAGGGACTGTATGTCATGGCGGCGCTCCACCCGTCGGAGGTGAAAGGTGCCACGGATGAGGATCTTGAAGCGATTCGGTCGTGGTGCGAGGATCCCCGTATTGTCGCAGTGGGGGAAAGCGGTCTCGATTATTACTGGGATCGTTCATACGACGACAAGCAGAAGGAGTATTTTCGCTGGCATATCCAATTGGCGATCGAGACGGACCTTCCGCTCATCATTCACAATCGGGAGGCGACGGAAGACGTTCTACGTATCCTGGAGGAGGAAAGGGAGGCATCGGAAACCCCAGAGCGCCTGCGCGGCATTTTGCACTGTTTTGTCGATCCGCCCGACGTTGCCGAGCGAGCGTGGGATCTCGGGTTCTACGTCGGACTCGGTGGAATCCTCACGTTTTCGAACAGCGAGGTCGACACGTTCGCGGCCGACATCCCGCTGGAGCACATCGTTGTCGAAACGGATAGTCCGTATCTCGCTCCCGAACCCAACCGCGGCGACCGCAATGAGCCTGCGTACGTCCGCCATGTTGCTGAGCGCCTTGCAGACGTCAAGGGGCGATCCTTCGAGGATGTTGCGCGCATCACGACGGAGAACGCTCGCACGATCTACGATTTGTAA
- the dnaK gene encoding molecular chaperone DnaK — protein sequence MGKIIGIDLGTTNSVVAVMEGGEPKVIENAEGARTTPSVVAYKKDGERLVGAPAKRQAITNPENTIASIKRFMGRKYGEVESEIGDVPYEIIKGDNNTARVKLGDREYTPQEISAMILQKLKQTAEEYLGEEVTDAVITVPAYFNDAQRTATKEAGKIAGLNVRRIINEPTAASLAYGLDDEKEQVVAVYDLGGGTFDVSILELGDGVFEVKATYGDTHLGGDDFDQTLINYIADEFKKEQGVDLRNDPMALQRLKEAAEKAKIELSSSTTTTVNLPFITATDEGPKHLNLDINRAKFEQLIGDLVDRTIEPMKKAMSDAGYSKGDIDEVLLVGGSTRVPLVQETVEEFFGRAPNKSVNPDEVVSVGAAIQGGVLSGDVDDVLLLDVTPLGLGIETLGGVMTELIPANTTIPTKKSEVFSTAADNQTSVEVHVLQGDREMAKDNRTIGRFHLTDIPPAPRGTPQIEVTFDIDADGILNVSAADKATGKEQSIRIEASSGLTDEEIEKMREDAEQHAEEDKKRKERAEKINEANSMVYTTEQNLEEYGDKIPEDKRDGIQSALDELKGLLEDVDADQDVSNVEDALETLNEKWAAASQEIYAAQQEAQQGQPQGAANGSSSSSSSSSSSSSSDEDVRDADYEVVDEGDDK from the coding sequence ATGGGTAAAATTATTGGTATCGACCTCGGAACGACGAACTCCGTCGTTGCCGTCATGGAGGGCGGTGAACCGAAGGTCATTGAAAACGCGGAGGGTGCCCGCACAACGCCGTCCGTCGTTGCATACAAAAAGGACGGAGAGCGACTGGTTGGTGCGCCTGCGAAGCGCCAGGCAATCACCAATCCGGAAAACACAATCGCCTCGATCAAGCGCTTCATGGGCCGGAAGTACGGCGAAGTGGAGAGCGAGATCGGCGACGTTCCGTACGAGATCATCAAAGGCGACAACAACACGGCCCGTGTCAAGCTGGGTGATCGTGAGTACACGCCGCAGGAGATCTCTGCGATGATCCTGCAGAAGCTGAAGCAAACCGCCGAAGAGTACCTCGGAGAGGAGGTCACCGACGCGGTGATCACCGTGCCGGCGTACTTCAACGATGCGCAGCGTACGGCGACGAAAGAAGCCGGCAAGATTGCTGGCCTGAACGTCCGGCGCATCATCAACGAGCCGACCGCGGCGTCGCTCGCCTACGGTCTCGACGATGAAAAGGAGCAAGTGGTTGCGGTTTACGACCTCGGTGGGGGTACGTTCGACGTATCGATCCTCGAGCTCGGCGATGGTGTCTTTGAAGTCAAAGCAACCTACGGTGATACGCACCTCGGCGGCGACGACTTCGACCAGACGCTTATCAACTACATTGCCGACGAATTCAAGAAGGAGCAGGGTGTCGACCTCCGCAATGACCCGATGGCGCTCCAGCGTCTGAAGGAAGCGGCTGAGAAAGCGAAGATCGAGCTCTCTAGCTCGACAACCACGACGGTCAACCTGCCGTTCATCACGGCGACGGATGAAGGTCCGAAGCACCTGAACCTGGACATCAACCGCGCCAAGTTCGAGCAACTCATCGGTGATCTGGTCGACCGGACCATCGAGCCGATGAAGAAGGCGATGAGCGACGCGGGCTACAGCAAGGGCGATATCGACGAGGTTCTGCTCGTGGGTGGCTCGACGCGTGTGCCTCTCGTTCAGGAAACGGTTGAAGAGTTCTTCGGCCGCGCACCGAATAAGAGCGTGAACCCGGACGAAGTTGTGTCGGTTGGTGCCGCCATTCAGGGTGGTGTTCTCTCCGGCGATGTCGACGACGTTCTTCTGCTCGACGTTACGCCCCTCGGACTCGGTATTGAGACGCTGGGCGGCGTGATGACGGAGCTGATCCCGGCCAACACAACGATCCCGACGAAGAAGTCGGAGGTCTTCTCTACCGCCGCAGACAACCAGACCTCGGTTGAGGTCCACGTCCTGCAGGGCGACCGCGAGATGGCCAAGGATAACCGAACGATCGGTCGCTTCCACCTGACCGACATTCCGCCCGCCCCGCGTGGCACGCCTCAGATTGAGGTGACGTTCGACATCGACGCGGACGGTATCCTGAACGTGTCTGCCGCCGATAAGGCCACGGGCAAAGAGCAGTCCATCCGTATCGAGGCCTCGAGCGGTCTGACCGACGAGGAAATCGAGAAGATGCGCGAGGACGCCGAACAGCACGCCGAGGAAGACAAGAAGCGGAAGGAGCGTGCCGAGAAGATCAACGAGGCCAACTCCATGGTGTACACCACGGAGCAGAACCTCGAAGAGTACGGCGACAAGATTCCGGAAGACAAGCGCGACGGAATCCAGTCGGCTCTCGATGAACTGAAGGGACTGCTCGAAGACGTCGATGCTGACCAGGATGTCAGCAACGTAGAGGACGCTCTCGAGACGCTGAATGAGAAGTGGGCGGCTGCCAGCCAGGAGATCTATGCCGCGCAGCAAGAGGCGCAGCAGGGTCAGCCGCAAGGCGCCGCTAACGGCTCGTCCAGCTCCTCTTCTTCGTCGAGCAGCAGCTCGTCCTCGGATGAGGATGTCCGCGATGCAGACTATGAAGTCGTGGATGAAGGCGACGACAAGTAA
- the pgsA gene encoding CDP-diacylglycerol--glycerol-3-phosphate 3-phosphatidyltransferase produces MSRHTALHHIPNLLTVARILLTPLVLVLLTVASFAGQAAALLCFMAAGISDYYDGVLARRMKARSRLGQFLDPLADKILVLGTFIMLLFVEPGAVTWWGVALIALRDIVVTAVRSYAESQGRTLKTFRVAKWKTLLQLFFLWAIMLLRTLEYTGAGPTVDWILRESGMALLAFYAVVAFTLFTGALYIFQPQDDSV; encoded by the coding sequence ATGTCTAGACACACGGCCTTACATCACATTCCGAATCTGCTAACGGTGGCGCGTATTCTGCTGACGCCGTTGGTGCTCGTCCTTCTGACGGTCGCGTCGTTCGCCGGTCAAGCCGCCGCACTGTTATGTTTTATGGCTGCGGGCATATCGGATTACTATGACGGCGTACTCGCCCGGCGGATGAAGGCGCGGTCGCGGCTCGGGCAATTTCTCGACCCGCTGGCGGACAAGATTCTCGTGCTCGGCACGTTCATTATGCTCCTGTTCGTCGAACCAGGGGCGGTCACGTGGTGGGGCGTCGCGCTCATAGCACTCCGCGATATCGTGGTGACGGCGGTTCGCTCGTATGCCGAGTCACAGGGTCGAACACTGAAGACCTTTCGGGTCGCCAAGTGGAAGACGTTGCTACAACTCTTCTTTCTGTGGGCCATCATGCTCCTGCGTACATTAGAATACACGGGTGCGGGGCCCACAGTCGACTGGATTCTGCGGGAGAGCGGGATGGCGCTCTTAGCGTTTTACGCGGTGGTCGCGTTCACTCTCTTTACGGGTGCTCTCTACATTTTCCAACCGCAGGATGACTCTGTATAG
- the pyrE gene encoding orotate phosphoribosyltransferase yields MPDPLPEDDEGKTDQSNAVSPPKPTRSSRLPPVGPPEHADPHDINARRALAADLLQIGAVSLSPQDPYTWSSGMKSPIYCDNRVTLGFPRIRGAIRDGFHRFVYEMDVTPDVVAGTATAGIPHAAWLADRLHLPMAYIRGEAKSHGRKNRIEGIVESGQQVVLVEDLISTGGSALSAVHAIQEAGATVPAVVAIFSYELDKAKQAFDDAGVPLFTLTDFSTLIDVARRENDLPVDAFDSLSEWRKDPEAWSSAHGGA; encoded by the coding sequence ATGCCCGACCCTCTTCCGGAGGATGACGAAGGCAAAACCGATCAGAGCAATGCGGTGTCTCCACCGAAGCCGACGCGCTCTTCGCGGTTGCCTCCGGTTGGACCGCCCGAGCATGCTGATCCGCACGACATAAATGCTCGTCGCGCGCTCGCTGCCGACCTGCTTCAGATTGGGGCGGTCAGTTTGTCGCCGCAGGATCCGTATACGTGGAGCAGTGGAATGAAATCGCCGATCTATTGCGACAACCGGGTCACGCTGGGCTTTCCTCGCATCCGCGGAGCCATCCGGGACGGGTTTCATCGATTCGTGTACGAAATGGATGTGACGCCGGACGTTGTCGCGGGAACGGCCACCGCGGGCATCCCGCACGCCGCCTGGCTCGCCGATCGCCTTCACCTGCCGATGGCGTACATCCGGGGAGAGGCCAAGTCTCACGGCCGCAAGAACCGAATCGAAGGGATCGTTGAGTCGGGTCAGCAGGTCGTTCTCGTCGAAGACTTGATTTCTACCGGCGGTTCGGCTCTATCTGCGGTGCATGCGATTCAGGAAGCCGGAGCCACCGTTCCGGCGGTCGTAGCGATCTTTTCGTATGAGCTCGACAAAGCAAAACAAGCGTTTGACGATGCCGGAGTCCCACTCTTCACGCTGACAGATTTCTCGACCTTGATCGACGTGGCCCGGAGGGAGAACGACCTTCCCGTCGACGCTTTCGATTCCTTGTCGGAGTGGAGAAAGGATCCAGAGGCCTGGTCGTCGGCGCATGGCGGAGCGTAA
- a CDS encoding competence/damage-inducible protein A, with product MKAHLLTIGDELLIGQTTNTNATWLGEALSRIGVHVERSVTVGDDADAITRELDRSYEEAQLVITTGGLGPTHDDVTKSIVSEYFDAPLETDDELLERVRQYYERRGREMPPEVADLATVPRGFEKLENKVGTAVGLWYAESGDDGERLLAVLPGVPDEMRSIYDNGVEPRLSERADLQDLVHKTLLTTGVPESSLQQKIGDLSDWLDGELKLAYLPSTSGVRLRLTAMGRDRDVAERRIEALEEELRDRIGKYIFGTGKDTLEGVVGDLLREHEWTVATAESATGGLIGHRLTSIAGSSDYFVGGVISYANEVKINTLGVSASTLKAHGAVSQPVAEEMAAGAATKLGATIGISTSGIAGPGGGTEEKPVGTLCVGFARREDGKVVDLDSVRLQLTNDRVLNKELFATSALEMIRRKILW from the coding sequence ATGAAGGCCCATCTCTTAACGATCGGCGATGAACTGCTGATCGGCCAGACGACGAATACGAATGCGACATGGTTGGGGGAGGCCTTGAGCCGAATTGGCGTTCACGTCGAGCGATCTGTGACCGTCGGTGATGATGCAGACGCAATCACGCGGGAGCTCGACCGATCGTACGAGGAAGCGCAGCTTGTTATCACGACCGGGGGACTCGGTCCGACGCATGACGACGTCACGAAGTCGATCGTGAGCGAATACTTCGACGCACCGCTCGAAACGGACGACGAACTCCTCGAGCGGGTCCGCCAGTATTACGAGCGGCGGGGACGGGAGATGCCGCCGGAAGTGGCGGACCTCGCGACGGTCCCGCGTGGCTTTGAGAAGCTCGAGAACAAGGTGGGCACGGCGGTTGGCCTGTGGTACGCAGAATCCGGAGACGATGGAGAGCGACTCCTGGCCGTACTCCCGGGTGTTCCAGATGAGATGCGCTCGATCTACGATAATGGCGTGGAGCCCCGGTTGTCCGAGCGCGCAGACTTACAGGATCTGGTCCACAAGACGCTTCTCACCACGGGCGTACCGGAGTCCAGTTTGCAGCAAAAGATCGGAGATCTATCCGACTGGCTCGACGGCGAACTGAAGCTTGCTTACCTGCCGTCGACCAGTGGCGTTCGCCTGCGACTGACTGCGATGGGACGCGATCGCGATGTGGCAGAACGGCGTATCGAGGCGCTGGAGGAGGAGTTGCGCGACCGCATTGGAAAGTATATTTTTGGTACCGGAAAGGACACGCTGGAAGGCGTTGTCGGCGATTTACTTCGTGAGCATGAATGGACCGTCGCAACAGCTGAGAGTGCGACCGGCGGTCTGATCGGACATCGCTTAACGAGTATTGCCGGCTCATCCGACTATTTTGTCGGCGGCGTCATTTCGTACGCGAACGAGGTGAAAATCAACACACTCGGCGTGTCCGCTAGTACACTGAAGGCGCACGGCGCTGTGAGTCAACCGGTCGCTGAAGAAATGGCCGCCGGTGCAGCGACGAAGCTCGGTGCCACGATTGGGATCTCAACCTCCGGAATTGCCGGTCCGGGCGGCGGGACCGAAGAAAAGCCGGTCGGCACGCTCTGCGTTGGGTTTGCGAGGCGAGAGGACGGCAAAGTTGTCGATCTAGACAGCGTCCGTCTCCAATTGACCAATGATCGTGTGCTGAACAAGGAACTGTTCGCAACCTCTGCACTGGAGATGATTCGCCGAAAGATCCTCTGGTGA
- the recA gene encoding recombinase RecA — protein MADDNGQKKKALDLAVKQIHREHGKGSIMKMGEEPDRAIKSIPTGSLTLDAALGVGGVPRGRIVEIYGPESSGKTTLAQHIIAEAQKLGGSCAFIDAEHALDPNYAEALGIDIDELLISQPDTGEQALNICDTLVRSGALDVIVIDSVAALVPQAELEGDMGDSHVGLQARLMSQALRKLAGTINRTKTVLIFINQIRMKIGVMFGSPETTSGGRALKFYCSVRLDIRRIGAVKDGSDVVGNRTRVRVKKNKVAPPFREAEFDIIYGEGISSLGELIDLGTEHDIIEKRGSWYSYQDDTIAQGREATKEWLEEHDEEREEIKTAIRRELGMLSEEEEAALAAKEEGDDEEEADDDS, from the coding sequence ATGGCAGACGATAACGGTCAGAAGAAGAAAGCGCTCGACCTAGCCGTCAAGCAGATCCATCGCGAGCACGGGAAAGGGTCCATCATGAAGATGGGCGAAGAGCCGGATCGTGCGATCAAGTCGATCCCGACCGGGTCGCTGACGCTTGACGCAGCTTTAGGGGTCGGCGGTGTCCCTCGAGGGCGTATTGTTGAAATTTACGGGCCGGAGTCGTCGGGGAAAACGACGCTAGCCCAGCATATCATTGCAGAAGCACAGAAGCTGGGCGGGTCCTGCGCCTTCATCGATGCGGAGCACGCACTCGATCCGAACTATGCGGAAGCTCTCGGCATCGACATCGATGAGCTCCTGATCTCTCAGCCGGATACGGGTGAGCAGGCACTGAATATTTGCGATACGCTGGTTCGAAGCGGTGCGCTGGATGTGATCGTGATTGACTCGGTGGCCGCCCTCGTGCCGCAGGCGGAGCTCGAAGGCGACATGGGAGACTCCCACGTCGGTTTGCAGGCCCGTTTGATGAGTCAGGCGCTTCGGAAACTCGCCGGCACGATCAATCGAACGAAGACGGTCCTGATCTTCATCAACCAGATCCGAATGAAGATCGGCGTGATGTTCGGTAGCCCGGAGACGACGTCCGGTGGGCGTGCGCTGAAGTTCTATTGCTCTGTCCGACTGGATATCCGGCGAATCGGTGCGGTCAAGGACGGATCCGACGTTGTCGGTAACCGAACTCGTGTCCGCGTGAAGAAGAACAAGGTCGCCCCGCCGTTCCGTGAAGCAGAGTTCGACATCATCTACGGCGAGGGAATCTCGTCGCTGGGTGAGCTGATCGATCTTGGCACTGAGCACGACATTATAGAGAAGCGTGGCTCGTGGTACTCGTACCAGGACGACACCATCGCGCAGGGTCGTGAAGCCACCAAAGAATGGCTCGAGGAGCACGACGAGGAACGTGAAGAGATCAAGACGGCGATTCGTCGTGAGCTTGGTATGCTCAGCGAGGAAGAGGAAGCTGCTCTCGCGGCCAAAGAAGAAGGGGACGATGAAGAAGAAGCCGACGACGACTCGTGA